The Panacibacter microcysteis DNA window CAGGCTGAATATCTCATGCACCATGCAGGCGCCATTCCAGAGCAGCATATTGCGTCCTATCTGCTTGTTGAGATAAGCACCGAGGTTTTTATCAGGTGCAAAAATGATTGGCTGATCTGCAGGTACACTTTCAATGATCTTTTGTGCATTGCTGCTTGTACAAATAATATCACTCAAAGCTTTTATATCAGCACTGCAGTTTATATACGATATAACAATATGATCAGGGTGTTTTGCCTTAAACGCGCTGAACAGATCTGCGGGTGCACTATCTGCAAGTGAACAACCTGCTTTCAGGTCTGGCAACAAAACCTTTTTATGCGGGTTTAGAATTTTTGCTGTTTCAGCCATAAAATGTACGCCGGCAAAAACGATTATATCAGCATTGGTCTTTGCCGCGTGTTGCGCCAGCCCCAGGCTATCACCAATGTAATCGGCAACATCCTGTATATCCGGCTCCTGGTAGTAGTGGGCCAGCAACACTGCGTTCTTTTCTTTCTTCAATCTTTCAATCTCATGAAACAGGTCCAGCGACGGATCTATGTTTACGTCGAGAAATCCTTTTTCATTAATTTTTTTTCGTGCTGCTGCAATGTTAATTTCCATTGTAATAAGATATATTAATACATTATTATTATAAACACCTACTACTATTACGGGTGTTAATTTCGGGATAACTTACTTATCCCCAGAGTACAAAGTTAATTACACTTGATTTACTAACAGGAATAAACAACAAATCCACATGGTTGTTTGTAAGCAGGTAAAGCCTTTGAGTAAGTTTTTAACAAAAGTTGATAACAGCTTCCGTGTTTTTTCACAAACGTCAATTCACACCATTTCCACTGTTAACGAAGACAACGAAAAATGTCAGCAAAATTTTCAAAAACCCCGAAAGCTACAAAACCCGCTTAGTTATTCTTTGCGTTTCCCCAACAGCAATAAAAAAAAACGGCTTTATCAACATACATAAACGCTTTTCAACAATACGCTGTTAAGAAATAAAAAATACCGGATACTTGTTTCATTTGAATGATTGATTTATGGCGGGGAAACCTGCACCGCAAACCGAAGCTGCAGTAAAAAACAACAGTACAAGAGTGCGACGCAACAGGTGATGCCACAGGGCTTTTAGCCGGGCCCATAACTTTCACTGTGTTTAAAAATGCCTTATACCTGGCCCCCAAGTTATTCACAATTTGTTCAAATGTTTTATTACCCTATTTTTGCCATCCTCTAAAAACCATATAATAATATTATGTCAGTTATTCAACGGATACGCGATAAGGCTGCGTGGTTTGTTTTCGGTGCGATTGCTTTGTCTCTTATCGCCTTTATTCTGCAGGATGCCTTTTCAAGGCGTGGTAGTGTTTTTTCAAGTGAATCAACCCTCGGCGAGGTAAACGGTATTGACATCGACAGGGAAACTTACGAACACAAACTCGATTTTTATGAGCAGGCAAATGGCACGCCAAGAAGCCAGCTCATGGGAAGTGTTTGGGATTATATGGTTGAGCAGACCCTGATGGAGCAGGAATATGAGAAACTGGGTATAAAAGTAGGTGCCGATGAATTAAGTGATGTGTTATTTGGAGATAACCCGCCACAGTGGATGCAACAGGCATTTACCAACCCGCAAACGGGTGTGTATGACGCAAATCTTGCAAAACAGCAGTTTGCTGAAATAAAAAAGAATGCAGATGATGCACGAAATGCACAGCTTTACGAAGGATATCTTGAGCCCACCATTTTACAGACAGAAAGAGAAAAATACCAGTCTTTGATAACCGGTGCTGTATATGTACCAAAATGGATGGCAGAAAAAACAAATGCCGATAACAACTCTCTTGCTAAAATTGCTTATGTTTCTGTGCCTTATGCCTCCATTAGTGACAGCACCGTAAAAGTTTCTGACGATGACGTATCTGCATATATTAAGGCGCATCCGAAACAGTTTGAGCAAAAAGAAGAGGCAAGACAAATTTCATATGTATCCTTCGATGCAAAACCAAGCAGGGAAGATTCAGTTGCCGTAATTGACCAGCTGCAACAGCTGAAATCAGAATTTGCCGCAACAACTGATGAAAAAGCTTTCCTAGCAAGAAACAGCAGCGAATTACCTTATTACAATAGTTTCCTAAACAAAAAGGAAATAAAGCAGGCCGTAAACGATTCAATTTTTGCGTTGTCTGTTGGTGCCGTTTACGGACCCTATGCTGATAATAATAACTATGTGCTGGCAAAACTTGTAGCAGAAAGACAGGTGCCTGATTCTGTAAAAGTGCGTCACATATTGGTAGCAACGGCGCAACAAACACAACAGGGCCAGCTTACACGTGTAAGAGATGACAGCAGTGCAAGAAAAAGATTAGACAGTGCAATAGCATTGTTGAACGCCGGCAGCAATTTCGATTCTGTTTGTGTACAATATTCTGATGATCCGGGTAGTAAAGACAAAGGTGGCGTATATGACTACTTTACATCGGGCAGAATGATGGAAGAATTCAATGACTTCGCCTTTACACATCCTGTGGGTGCCAAGGATGTGGTTAAAACCGCTTACGGTTACCACTATATAGAAGTGCTCGGTCAAAAAGGTGCGGAGACAGGTTATAAATTTGCCTATTTGTCAAAACCGGTATTGGCAAGCGCTGAAACGATCAATAATGCCAGTGCGGCTGCTACGCAGTTCGCATCATCGAGCCGCACCAGGGCAGACTTTGACGCAAATGCGAAAAAGTTAGGGATTACACCACAAACAGCCGGCGATATTAAACCGAACGATTTCAATATCATGGGCGTTGGAGAAAACAGGCAAATGGTCAAATGGATCGCAGAAAACGATCCCGGTGATATCTCAGAGCCATTCGAAATAAATGATAAATATGTAGTGGCCGTAATACTGGGTATAAGCAAACCCGGTCTCCAATCTGTAAACCAGGCAAGACCAATGGTAGAGCCATTACTTAGAAATGAGAAAAAAGCAGAACAAATTATAGCATCAAAATTCAAAGGCACAACGCTGGAGCAGTTTGCACAATCAACCGGTGGTGCTATCCAGTTTGCTGACAGTATTGCATACCAGTCTTACATTATCAGCGGTATAGGCAACGAACCAAAAATTGTAGGTGCTGCATTCAATAAGGGTTTACAGGGCAAGGCAAGCACACCAATAGCTGGTATGTCTGGTGTCTTCGCTATTAAGGGTGAAAGTATTTATGCTGCAGCATCGCTCGGAATAAATGCTGATATGCTGCGTGCACAAATGGAAAACCAGATGAAATCGCAGATCGCCTATCGTTCTATGTCTGCTTTAAGAGATGCAGCTAAAATAGAAGATAACCGTGCTAAGTTTTATTAGTGTTTATCAGAAAATTATTATAACAGCCCGGCATACGCCGGGCTTTTTTGTTATTAAGATGTTCTTCATTCCGAAAACAACAACAGGCCGCGAGGTATTAATTTTGTAAAAAAAGCTGCACATGCAAGAAACGATCGTAAACAGGGTTGCAGAAAGTGGTATAGTAACCATTAACCTCGAAGATTTTTATCCAAAAGACGAGATACTGGTATTCGATCTAAAAGATCACCTGTTTCGGGGTTTGTTATTAAAAGAAAAAGAATTCAGGGCTGCCCTTATAACTATCGACTGGTCTGTTTACCAGCAAAAAAATGTAGCTATTACCTGCACTTCAGATGCTATTATACCTGTTTGGGCGTATATGCTCGTCGCCACATATCTCGGGCCTTTTGCCAATAATATTATGGTAGGAACACCCGGTTTACTTGCCGAGAATATCCTGCTGCAAAACATCAGCCAGGTAGATACCACAACGTTTACAGACAAACGTATTGTTATCAAAGGCTGTGGAGACATACATATTCCTGAAAGCGCCTATGCCGCAATTACTTTCAGATTAAAACCGGTTGCAAAAAGTATCATGTACGGCGAACCATGCAGTACAGTTCCGGTATATAAAAAGAAATAATATAGATACCGGCAGGCGAACAGGTGGCATCGTCCCTTGCGTCGCAATCACTTCATCTACAGAACATAAAGCATCATTCCAATATTTATACGGGCAATTATTTACCCATAATTGTGGAATATTTTGCCTTTTCCTCACATCTTGTATTATTAATATCCACTGTGGAGAAAGTTGTTAATAAAGCATAATTTTTGCTCCCATCAACCACACGTGCATTGCAGCATGTGCTGTTTGCATTGTCTAAACGTCCCCTTTACATGAACAAATAATTTGGAGCTGGCAATAACATGATACTTATCGTTGACGATAAACCGGAGAATATTCTATCACTGAAGTCGGTGTTAACACTTCATTCCTTTCCGACAGACACAGCAACCAGCGGGGAAGAGGCATTGAAGAAAGTGCTGAAAAATAATTACGCGCTAATTATCCTCGATGTACAAATGCCTGGTATGGACGGGTTCGAAGTAGCGGAAGCCATCTCGGGTTATAGCAAAACCAAAGACGTGCCCATCATTTTTCTTTCGGCGGTAAACACAGATAAAAGATTCATTACAAGAGGTTATGGCTCCGGTGGTATCGATTACATTACAAAACCCATCGACCCTGAAATCCTCCTGCTTAAAGTAAAAACATTTTACAGGCTGTACGAGCAAACAAGACAGTTGAATGAAATGCAGGACAACCTGCGTTCAGAAATAGAGTTCAGAAAAAAAGCACAACAGGAGATCAACGAAAAAGCGCTGGAACTAAAATTTGTGCTGGAATCAATACCACAGATTGCATTTACCACCAAGCCTGACGGAACACTGGAATACAAAAACAGCCAGTGGATGTTGTATGCCGATTCTGAAAGAAATTTCCCTGTTACACATCCCGACGATGGCTGCATAGAAGAAGAATTAAAGAAACGCATGGAAAAAGGTAAACCGGTAGAAATGGAAGTACGTGTAAAAAAGCATGAGCAGCCAGATTACCGCTACCATTTATTACGCGTATTACCTGTAAAAGAAAACAATGCTATTGTAAAATGGGTTGGTACTTTTACTGATATCGACGACCAGAAACAGGCTGTAAAAAGGAAAGATGAGTTTATCAGTATTGCCAGCCACGAATTGAAAACCCCGCTTACCAGTATTAAAGGCTACGTACAACTGCTCGAAAGAACAAGTACAGATAAATCTTCCGGCGTTTATATCGACAGAACGCTTGTACAGATACGAAAGCTGGACAGCCTGATTGCTGATCTGCTTGACATCTCTAAAATAGAAAGTGGAAAACTAAAATTTAACATGCAACCTTTCGATCTTGATTCAATGGTTGCTAATACGGTTGATATCATCAGTCAAACATACCCGGATTATAAAATATCAAGGGTAGGAAAACAGGCGGAAACCATTTATGGAGATCCTGTCAGGCTCGAGCAGGTGCTTATAAACTTTCTTTCCAACTCTATAAAATATTCACCCCAATCGAAAAACGTGGAAGTGGAAACGAGGGCAGACCACAATGGAAAGATCTTTATTGGCGTACGCGACCATGGAATCGGAATTTCAAAAAAAGACCAGGAGAATATCTTCCAGAAATATTACCGTACAGAAACATCCGGTAACAGCGTACAGGGTCTTGGAATAGGCTTATATATCTGTGCGGAAATACTCAAACGACACAATTTCGAATATGGAGTAGACAGCGAACCGGGAAAAGGTTCTTTGTTTTATTTTTTAGTTCCAAAAGAGAAGACCGTTACGAACGAATAAAAGGATAATATAAACCACCCCATCATGCAAACGACCTTTAAAAGAAATCTACAGATTGGATTTGGGTTGTCTATGCTTTTGCTGATTGTTAGTTCTGTTGCATCCTACAACAGTATCACTAATCTTATCAAAAGTTCTGACGAAGTAAACCACACCAACGAAGTATTGCAGCAGGCAGAAAGCATTATCTCGTACATGAAAGACGCCGAAACTGGTCAGCGGGGCTTCCTGCTAACCAATGATGTCGACTTCCTTGAACCATTCAATGGTTCCCTGGCCAAAACTAAAACTGCTGTAGAAAAGCTGAGAGAACTTACTGCTGATAACACCGAACAGCAAAAGAATTGCGATTCTCTTGCCATGCTGGTTAATAAACGGTTTAACATTCTGCAAAAAGGAATTGACCAGGCAAAACAAAATTTTGCTGTGGATAATTTCCTGCTCGCCCAGGGTAAAGCAGAAATGGATAAAGCAAGACTGGTAATCGTTAACATACAAAGTACCGAAAAAACCCTGCTTTCAAAAAGAGTAGAAGATCTTAGAAAATACGCATCCTACACACCTGCACTTATTGTCGTTACAACTATATTATCACTGGTTATTACAATCGTCTTCTTTAAACGCGTAACAGATGACTACAATGAAAAAGCCACACTCAGCGACGCGCTGATGATTAAAGAAAAAGAAATCGTTAACCGTATTACGATTATTCAAAAAATTGCCGCACAGGTATCAGAAGGAAATTACCAGCTCAGGCTGGATGATCATGAAAGTGATGGCCTGGGAAGTTTATCTGAGTCGCTGAATAAAATGGCTTCTGCGCTCGATAAGGCATTTAAAGAATTGTCTGATAACGAATGGGTGCAAACAGGCACCGTTCAGCTTGGCGAAAAAATGGCCGGTGAAAAAACCGTGGCGGCAGTGGCATCAGAAGTAATAGAGTTCCTGGCAGAGTATACAAACAGCCAGATGGGTGCATTATACCTTGCCCAGCCTAACGGCACACTAAAGCTTACCGGCAGTTACGGCATTACTTCCGGTATTAAAAAAGAGATACAGCCTGGTGAAGGCATTATTGGCCAGGCGTATAAAAGCGGGAAAGAAAAGTTGCTCAGGAATATCGATGAAGATTTATACCTGGGTACCAGTTTTGGAGAGATAAAGCCAAAAAATGTTATCACTTATCCCGTTAAAATAGATCGGAAGCTGATGGGTGTACTTGAAATAGCCAGCGTTACCGAATATGGCGAGGTTGAACTTGACCTGTTAAAAAGTACAGAACGAAAGATTGGTATAACTTTAAATATGGCCTATAACAGGGCCAGGCTGCAGGAGCTGCTGGAAGAAACACAGGCACAGGCAGAAGAACTGCAAACGCAGCATACAGAGCTGGAAAACCTGAATGCCGAGCTGGAAGCACAGGCAGAAAAACTCCAGATATCAGAAGAGGAATTAAAGGTGCAGCAGGAAGAACTTATGGAAACAAACCAGGAGCTCGAAGAACGCTCCCGGTTGCTCGAAGAAAAAAATCACCTGGTTGTTGTAAGAAACCTTGAGATACAAAAAAAGGCAGAAGAACTTGCACTTAGCACAAGATATAAATCTGAGTTCCTGGCAAACATGTCTCATGAATTAAGAACACCGCTTAATTCAATCCTGCTGTTGTCACGATTGTTGTCCGAAAACAACAATGATACCCTTACCCCGGAAGAAGTAGAATATGCAACCGTTATCAGGAGTTCCGGGAACAGCCTGCTCCAACTTATTGATGAAATTCTTGACCTGTCTAAAATAGAATCAGGCAAAATGCAACTCGAGTACAACCAGGTAGCGGTAGATACCATACTCGCAGATATGCGCCTGCTTTTTGAGCCACTCGCCAAAGAGAAAAATGTTGCATTCGAGATCGTAAGAGATAAAAATGTTCCAGATACAATAGACACCGATAAACTGAGGGTAGAACAGATCTTAAGAAACCTCGTTTCCAACGCACTTAAATTTACAACAAGAGGCTCAATAACACTGCTTGTTAAATACCACGACAACCAGTTATCATTTGCCGTAAAAGATACAGGCATTGGTATACCGCAGGAAAAACAGGAACTGGTATTCGAAGCTTTTCAACAGGCAGATGGTTCTACCAAAAGAAAATATGGTGGTACAGGACTGGGCCTTTCCATAAGCCGCCAGCTGGCCAGGTTGTTGAATGGAGATATCACCCTTACAAGTACGCCTGGCGAAGGAAGCCAGTTTACACTTACCATACCGGTTGACAAATCTGCCACCACGGAAAGTAAGGTGGAAACGCCGGAAATTATTGCCCCCAAACCCGTAGAAACACTGGCCTCTCAGTTTATTGCAACACAGATACCCCAGGATGTGCCCGATGACAGGAACAGCATTACAGCAAATGATAAAGTAATCCTGATTGTGGAAGATGACACACCTTTTGCCAAAGCGCTGCTCGATTTTGCAAGGAAAAAAGGTTACAAAGGCATTGTAGCCGTACGCGGAGATCATGGTGTAGAGCTGGCACGCAATTATAAACCCGAAGGCATATTGCTCGATATACAACTGCCGGTTAAAGATGGTATGCAGGTAATTGATGAGTTGAAACGTGATCCGCAAACAAGACATATCCCTGTTCACATGATGTCTTCTTTCGAAGTAAAACGCGAAAGCCTTTCCAAAGGTGCAATCAATTTCATCAATAAACCTTTTGCCTACGAACAAATGGATGATGTCTTTAAACGTATCGAGCATGTCATCAAAAATGATCATAAAAAAGTGCTTATCGTAGAAGATAATTCGAAACATGCAAAAGCGCTTTCGTACTTTTTATCAACCAATAAGATCAATGCCGCTATATCCGGCAATATTGATGAGACCGTTGATTCGCTGCAGCAGAAAGAAGTAAACTGTGTAATACTCGATATGGCCGTGCCTGATATGAAGGCTTACGATACACTGGAGACGGTACGTAAAAATCAGGAGCTTGAAAACGTGCCCATCATTATTTTTACAGGCAAAAGTTTATCAAGGGCCGAAGAACAACGCATCAAGCAATATGCAGATTCTATTGTTGTAAAAACGGCACATTCGTTTCAGCGTATACTCGATGAAGTTTCTTTGTTCCTGCACCTGGTAGAAGAAAGCACACACGAGAAAGGCGCCGGCTTTACGGCCCGCAAACTGGGCTCTGTAGATGAAGTGTTGAAAAACAAAACAGTACTTATTGCAGACGATGATGTAAGAAATATTTTCTCTCTTTCACGGGCATTGGAGAAACATAAAATGAACATCGTTTCTGCCATAGACGGTAAAGAAGCGTTGCAGGCACTGAAAGATAACAAAGAGATCAATATTGTGTTGATGGATATGATGATGCCTGAAATGGATGGCTACGAATCCATCAAACGAATAAGGGAAAACCCGCACTGGAGAAACCTGCCGGTAATAGCGGTAACAGCAAAAGCAATGACGGGAGACCGTGAGAAATGCATACAGGCCGGCGCTTCAGATTATATATCAAAACCGGTAGATACCGACCAGCTTGTTTCTCTTATGAGAATATGGCTGTACGAAAATGCATAGAAAATTTTTTTTGAACCAGGCAGCATTACTGCTATTAAGCTTTCGTTGCGTCGCACTCTTCGGCGCTTAGCTCTTTGGTAAGCACGTGTTACAGCCTTGCTGCAGGTAGCAAAACCTGTTTACTAAGCAGGCTGCTGATGCAGCATCGTTTGCTGCATATAGTTATACAGTACAAGTGAGTGACACAACAGAAGCTTAATAGTACCACAAATGCTCAAAAAATAAAAACCCCATAAACAACAGCATGAAAAAGGTGTTGATTATAGATGACGATAACAAAAATATTTTTGCACTGTCTGCAACACTAAGGTCCAAGGGTTATAAAACACTTGCGGCAACCAGCGCAGAAGACGGCCTTAAACTAATAGACGATGATGGTGCCGTAGACGTGGTTCTTATGGATATGATGATGCCTGAAATGGATGGTTATGAAGCCATACATGTATTGCGCAATACAGAAGACCACAAAACATTACCGGTTATAGCTGTTACGGCCCAGGCAATGAAAGGCGACAGGGAAAAATGCCTGGCTGCGGGTGCCAATGGTTATATATCTAAACCGGTAGATGTGGATATGCTTGTAGGGCTGTTGCAGGAACTTACAAAATAGAAACCTTTGGAAACATTAGTTACAGATAATGATGTGGAACTGTTGCTGGCCGATATGCTGGAACTATACGGCTACGATTTTACAGAGTACTCAAAAGCTTCTCTGAAAAGAAGGATACAACGCATATTCATCAACGGTAAGTTTTCTTCCTTTGCGGCATTGCGCTACCGCATACAAACAGATAAAGATTATTTCAACCACGCTGTTACAGAAATTACCGTGAATGTAACAGAAATGTTCAGAGATCCTTCTTTTTACAGGGCAATAAGAGAAACAGTAATTCCAGTATTGGCCACGCACCCGTTTATACGTATATGGCATGCAGGCTGTGCTACAGGTGAAGAGGTGTATTCTCTGGCCATCATATTAAAAGAAGCCAACCTGCTGGACAGGTCGTTGTTGTACGGCACAGATATTAACCCGCTGGTGTTGGAAAAAGCAAGGAAAGGAATTTTTCCTATCAGCCAGATGCAGCAGTTTTCTAAAAACTATGTGTCGTCGGGCGGTCTCAACGATTTTTCATCTTACTATATAGCCAACTACAACCTTGCAAAATTCAACGATATCTTTCACCAAAAGATGATTTTTTCTACGCACAACCTGGTTTCCGATTCTTCGTTTAATTCGTTCCAGCTAATTCTTTGCAGGAATGTGCTTATCTATTTTGATAAAAACCTGCAGGGCAAAGTACTTGAGCTTTTTGATAAAAGCCTGGACATGCTTGGCTTCCTGGCACTGGGCTCTAAAGAAACGCTGCGTTTTACTTCTATAGCAGAAAAATTTAAACCCATAGAAGGTAAAGAGAAGATCTGGAGGAAGGTGCGATGACGCGTACATTTAAACTCATTGTAATAGGTGGTTCGGCAGGGAGCTTACAGGTAATTCTAAAATTTTTCAAACACCTGAAGCACGATTTTCCCGTTTCATTCATGCTGGTATTGCACCGCAACAACAATTTCGATTCTTCGCTGGAAGAACTGCTGGGCTTCAGAACAAATCTTACGGTAAAAGAGGTAGAGGAAAAAGAACCGGTTATGCCGGGCTTTGTATATGTATGCCCTGCAGATTACCATGTGCTGATAGAGGACGATTTTACTTTTTCACTCGATTATTCAGAAAAAATAAATTATAGCCGGCCAAGTATAGACGTGGTATTTATGTCTGCTGCAGATGTGTTTGGACGTGGCCTTCTGTGTATACTGTTATCTGGCGCAAATGCAGATGGGGCGGAAGGCCTTAAATACGCACAGGCACGTGGCGCCCTCATTGTTGTACAGGAGCCGGCAGATGCAGATGTACCGTATATGCCGCAACAGGCGTTGCTGTTGTTAACACCTGATCTCGTTTTAAAGGCAAAAGACATGGCGCCCTTCGTAAATAGTCTTGTATAAATTATGCGTGTGTCGAAGTGATCTGTTCAATCAGTTGCTCAAGTTCGGCAATGTCAAAAGGCTTCTGTAGATAATACTCGGCTTTTGCTTCTTTGCTTAGTTGCGCCACATTGGTATTGGCGCTGAAAAAGACCACAGGAATATTTCTCAGGTGCTCGGTATGTTTAATCAGTTGCGTAGCCGCAATACCGCCTGTTTCAGGAATTTTGTTGTCCATCAGGATAACCTGGGGCTTATGTGTTTCGACTTTGTCAATTACATTTTCGCAGGAGGTTTCTGTAATAACCCTGAAACCTTTACCTCTAAGAATGATGGTACAAATTTCAAGGATGTCCACGTCGTCATCAAAAATCATCACACTACTACTCATAGAGAATTTTCCTTATTGCTTTTTTTTACGGGGCAAATATACAATCAAGCAAAACAATGTTTAGAAGATATGGTTCATTGCAGCCTATCTTTTCTACAAAATTATTATTCAGATAAGTATAGCATTAGAAAACAAGGGTAAAAACGAAAACATATTATGTAAATGACTAAAACCAGCCACGTTTTTTAAAGATCCAGACCATCCATAACGGAATAATAAACATTAAACCAACAGCAATAAAAAATCCGTCTTGCTGGTGTGTGAGTGGTATTACTTCAAAGTTCATCCCAAACACCCCGCCAATAACGGCAGCAGGTGCCAGCAAGCAGGTAACAATTGCCATCACTTTCATTACTTCATTCAAACGCAGGTTTACTTTATTCATGTAAAGATCCTGCAGCGTCATAATCATGTCGCGATAGTTTTCCACGAGATCATTCGCCTGTACAATATGGTCGTAAACGTCTTTAAAATATTTGGTGGTACGGTCCTGCAACAGGTCACTTTCACTGCGTAAAAAACCATTTACCATATCTCTTACAGGGGCCATATTTCTTTTTAAAACGATCAGCTCTTTTCGAAGGTTATTGATGCGGGCCAGCGAACGGGAGTTTCCATAACGAATAATTTCTTCTTCCAGTTGTTCAATTCTTTCGCCCAGTTTCTCCATTACTATATAGTAATGGTCTACAACAAGATCAATCATTGCATAGCACAGGTAGTCGGCACCGCTGATCCGTAGTTTTGAATTGGCAATGCGCAGTTTGTCCCTTATCTGGTTAAATACATCACGACTTTTATCTTCCTGGAAACTGATTACAAAATTTTTACCCAGCACAATACTTATCTGTTCAGATTCTACGGCTCCATTCAGATCATTGAAGTAGAGCATATTTAAAAGGCAAAACAACACGTTGTCGATTTCGTCCATTTTAGGGCGCTGTCCTATGCTCAATATATCTTCCATCAGCAAAAGGTGCACACCGAAATGTTTGCTTATATTTTCAACGTCTGTTTTACGAAGTCCGTCTATATTTATCCAGCTGATCTTATTATTATCCCTGCATGTAAACGTTTCTTCTACTTTGTCCAGTTCATATTCCTTCACTTCCTCAGCGTTATAATCATACACGTATATCTCCACCTCTGTGGCTTCCTCCCTTACAGGCAATACAGTGGGGTTTACACGAAATATTTCCTTGGTACGCTTGGTATTAAAAAAAGGAAAGATAAACTGCAGGTATTTCTTTGTTTCCGAAATCATTGAATGAAATTATTCAAAAGCACAAAACCAAAAAATAAAAAAGCCGCACCAAGGCGGCTTTTTGAGATAAATGAAATCAGTTAATTTTTACTGTGGTAGTATAGTGTGCTGCCATTTTCTTCGGCAAAAATTTCTTTGCTGTGCGCCAAAACATCATCTACGCTAATGGCTGAATATTTGCCCATCTCGGTATTCATTAATTCGGCATCGCCCAGCAATTCATAGTATGCAAGACTGTTTGCGCGGCTCATCACACTCATGTCTTCAAAAGTGATCATGCTTTCTGTTTTATTCTTTACTTTTTCCAGTTCGGTTTCTGCTACCAGTTCATTGCGCAGACCAGCAACCTCCTCTTCCACCGCTTTTTCCGCATCTTCCAGCTGTATGCCTTTGATCAATTTGCCTTCTATGGTAAGCAAGCCGGCATCTGTGCTCCCAAACTGGTAACATTCAATATTACTGAAGAGCTTTTTCTCTTTTACCAGTTTCTGGTATAATCTCGAAGATGCACCGCCACCCAGTATTTCCGTAATCAGTTCGGCAACATAATAACCCTTATCAAGGCGGTCAGCCATGTGCCATGTTTTATAAAAAGCATCAAGTGGTACATCACCTTCAAGTTCCAGTTTCCTGGCCTCTTTTTGCAAAGGCTCCTGTGGTAGCGCCCTGTTATACTTCTC harbors:
- the corA gene encoding magnesium/cobalt transporter CorA, with the translated sequence MISETKKYLQFIFPFFNTKRTKEIFRVNPTVLPVREEATEVEIYVYDYNAEEVKEYELDKVEETFTCRDNNKISWINIDGLRKTDVENISKHFGVHLLLMEDILSIGQRPKMDEIDNVLFCLLNMLYFNDLNGAVESEQISIVLGKNFVISFQEDKSRDVFNQIRDKLRIANSKLRISGADYLCYAMIDLVVDHYYIVMEKLGERIEQLEEEIIRYGNSRSLARINNLRKELIVLKRNMAPVRDMVNGFLRSESDLLQDRTTKYFKDVYDHIVQANDLVENYRDMIMTLQDLYMNKVNLRLNEVMKVMAIVTCLLAPAAVIGGVFGMNFEVIPLTHQQDGFFIAVGLMFIIPLWMVWIFKKRGWF